In Haliovirga abyssi, the sequence GAAAAGGAATTTTTGCTTTTTTATGAAATATTAAATTCAGAAGAAAAAAAAGCCTTAAATATATCAACTTATTATGATTCTATTGATATTGCAGGAGAATTTATAAATTTTTTTACAGAATTAAATGAATATAATGTTGATAAAATAGATAATTTAAATATTTGGCAAACAAAAAGATATTCTATGTTTTCAATAATAAAAAAAAGATATGAAGAAGAATTAAACAAAAGAGGATATACCCTTCCAATGTTTAAGTATAATATTAAAAATATTGATTTGAATATATTAAAAGATTATGATGAAATTTGTTTTGTAAACGTGTTAAATTTTACTCCTCTTGAAAAGGAGATAATAACTTTATTGGAAAAAAACAGGAAAAAAGTTATTATTTATAATCAAATTTATAAAGAGGATTATAATGAAAAAGAGTTAAAAATAAAAGATATAACATTTCCAAAGAAAATTGATACAGATATAAAAATCTATGAAAATAAAGAGGAGTTTTTAGAGATATTAAATAGTATTAAAATAGCTGAAAGCGGTAAATATGATATTTATGATTTGAATTTTGAAAATAGTAAATATAAAAATATATTTTTAAATGAACATATAAATTTTCAAAAAGTTATAGAATATAGTTCTACGAAAATATTTAAATATTTAGATGGACTACATACTCTTTTGAACAATTTAAAAAGAGAAGAAGGAAAATATCTATTTAGATTAAAGGATATTTTAGAAGCAGTTGAATTTAAAGAGATAAAATATAATTTTCAAATAGAAGATGATGATATTATGTTACTTAGAAATATGGCAGTTAAAGGATATAAATTTATAGATAAAAATGTAAATATTCCAAATAAAATCAAATTAATGTTATTAGAAATAGAGGAGATATCTAAATTTAAAACATTAAAAGAATTTTGTGATTATATTGAAAAAGTAGATGTCGAAAGGACAAGTGAAGAAAATAAATTACTATTTGAGGCACTTTCAGAGATAGCTGTTATTGAAAAATTAGATATTGTTTCTAGCTGGGACAATTATTTTGAAGATATAGCAGAAGGGCTTTTTAGATTAGTCTTGAAATATTTGAGATTTAAAAAGGTAAGTGAAAATATTAAATTGGATGAAGATGCAATATTAATAAAAAATTATCAAGATATTAAATTTATAAACGAAAATATGATTTTATTAAATTGTAATGATAATTTATTGCCGACAAAATATAATAAAAGTTTTTTATTAACAGAAAAACAAAGGAAAAATTTAGGATTAAAAAATTATGAAGATAATAGATTAATAGAAAAACATAAGTTTTTAAGTAGAATATCTAATTCAAATGAAACTATTATTTTTGCTATAAATAATGAAAATAAAAATGTAGATGCAAGTTCATTTGTAGAGGAGTTAATAATTAATTACAATATAAAAAAAGCAGATTCAAATATTGATGAAAATAATTATGAAGAAGTTATAAGCTCTATTTTTAAAAATGGAGATGGATTTGAGCTAATAAATAATAATTTTAAATTAAAATTAGAAAAAAACGATTTCGAAGATAATAAATTTATAATTTCACCAACTGATTTGTATGATTTGAATATGTGTAATTATAAATTTTATCTGAAAAAAATTGCAAATCTTACAGATATTAATATTGATATTGAATATAAATTGGATTCGAGAACTTTGGGAATTATTTTGCATAAATTAATGGAAGAGATAGGATTTAAAGTTTGGGGAAAGAAGATTAAAGTAGAGAAAAAAATTATAAGAGAAAATTTAAATAAGATATTAAAAGAGTATGAGCTATTTATGCCAAAAGAGTTTGAGAGATATTATACAGAAGTTTTATTTGAGAATATAATAGAATCTGTATTTAGATTTTTTGATAAGTTAAATAAAATTTTAGAAAAAGAGAGTAATATAAAATATAAAAGAGAAGAAAATACGGGAATGATAAAACTTTTTGATGAAAAAGATATAGAGGTAAGTGCAAAAGGGAGAATAGATCTGCTCGTTGAAACAGAAAACAGTAGATATTTAATTGATTATAAAACTGGTAATGGAAAGTTTCAACAATTGGATTTTTATTCGATACTGTTTTATGGTGATGCAGGGAAAGCTGAAAAATATCTATATAATGTAATGGAAAGTAGATTTATTTTAGAAAAAGAGAGAAAAAAAGATGACAAGCCTTTGACAAAATTGGATTTAGAAGAGACAATAAAAGGGATGATTCGAGAAAAAGAGTATATTAGAAAAAAGAATTTGTTTGTGTGTAATGATTGTGAATATGGCAATATATGCAGGATGAGGTGGGAAGAAAATGAATAAAATAATAAAAGCAAGTGCTGGAACTGGAAAAACTTATAGATTGTCATTAGAATATTTAATAAGATTAATAAAAGGAGAACCGTTTAATAATATTTTTGTAATGACTTTTACAAGAAAAGCTACTTTTGAAATAAGGCAGAGGATATTATTACATTTAGAAACTATAATTTCAAATTCAAAAGAGGGAAAAGATATTATTGATAATTTGAAAAAAATAGATGATAATATTAATATAGATATTGAAAATTTAAAACAAATATATAATGAGATGTTAAAAAATAAAGATAAAATTAACATTTATACAATAGATGGATTTTTAAATATGGTTTTTAAAAAAGTAATATCGCCATATATAAATTTATATAATTATGAAATTGTAAATACAGAGGAAAACAAAGAATTTACAGAAAGAGTTTTGAAAAAAATAGTTAATAATAAAGTTTATTTTAAAGAGTTTAATGATTTTTTTATGGAGAATATAGAAAGAGATATTGATGAATATATAAAAACAATTGATACAATTATATTAAATAGATGGAAATTTTTATTAGTAAATCACGAGCCTAAAGTTAAATTAGGAAATATTAATCCAATAATTATTTATGAAGAGGCTGTCAAAAAGTTAGATGAAATTTTTCAAATAAAAGGAAAAGGAGAATTTTTTGAATATTTTAAAAAAGATTTTAGATTTTATAATGAAATTGAAAATTTAGAAAAAAAAGCTGAATATATATTAAGAGATAATAAGAAATTTTTAAAAGCCAATTTTTGGAATGGAAATAAAATAAAAGGTAAAAATGTAGTAGGGTTAAAAGGAGATTTGGAAGATATATATGAAGAATTTAAGAAAAATTTAGCAATAGAGATATATAATAGAGAGGTAATTCCATATGAAAAACATATATTTAATATTGCGGATATTATATTTAAACTATATGATGAGATAAAAATAAAAGAGAAAAAATTTACACATTCTGATATAGGAAATTATACTTATAAATATTTAACAGATGAGAATTTGGGAGTAGTAAAAAATGGTAAATTTACAAATTATTTTTATGAATTAATCGGGAATGAAATAGACACAATATTTATAGATGAATTTCAAGATACAAGTATTTTACAGTGGAATATTTTAAAATTAATAATAGAAAGCAGTAAAAGTTCTATTGTAGTTGGAGATGAAAAACAATCAATATATTCTTGGCGTGGTGGAGAAAAGCGATTATTTGAAACAATGGAAAATATAATTGATGGAAATGTTGAAGTTTTGGACAAGTCATATAGAAGTGATAGTAAAATTATAAATTATATAAATAACTTTTTTGGGAAAATTAATGAAAATTTTAGA encodes:
- a CDS encoding PD-(D/E)XK nuclease family protein; translation: MDFKYINYGQDEFENIINEKNRVYITDSNINKTFLKNYEKKEILKKSNLFFTLNELKENIFLDDKITLKEEKEFLLFYEILNSEEKKALNISTYYDSIDIAGEFINFFTELNEYNVDKIDNLNIWQTKRYSMFSIIKKRYEEELNKRGYTLPMFKYNIKNIDLNILKDYDEICFVNVLNFTPLEKEIITLLEKNRKKVIIYNQIYKEDYNEKELKIKDITFPKKIDTDIKIYENKEEFLEILNSIKIAESGKYDIYDLNFENSKYKNIFLNEHINFQKVIEYSSTKIFKYLDGLHTLLNNLKREEGKYLFRLKDILEAVEFKEIKYNFQIEDDDIMLLRNMAVKGYKFIDKNVNIPNKIKLMLLEIEEISKFKTLKEFCDYIEKVDVERTSEENKLLFEALSEIAVIEKLDIVSSWDNYFEDIAEGLFRLVLKYLRFKKVSENIKLDEDAILIKNYQDIKFINENMILLNCNDNLLPTKYNKSFLLTEKQRKNLGLKNYEDNRLIEKHKFLSRISNSNETIIFAINNENKNVDASSFVEELIINYNIKKADSNIDENNYEEVISSIFKNGDGFELINNNFKLKLEKNDFEDNKFIISPTDLYDLNMCNYKFYLKKIANLTDINIDIEYKLDSRTLGIILHKLMEEIGFKVWGKKIKVEKKIIRENLNKILKEYELFMPKEFERYYTEVLFENIIESVFRFFDKLNKILEKESNIKYKREENTGMIKLFDEKDIEVSAKGRIDLLVETENSRYLIDYKTGNGKFQQLDFYSILFYGDAGKAEKYLYNVMESRFILEKERKKDDKPLTKLDLEETIKGMIREKEYIRKKNLFVCNDCEYGNICRMRWEENE